One window of the Archangium primigenium genome contains the following:
- a CDS encoding 3-phosphoshikimate 1-carboxyvinyltransferase, translating into MTTSTTVLHVDPGPLMPSVLTPPISKSDAQRALVLAHLTGAWPLSDIQDEPEEFLPADVRVLRRGIEALRLPPGPVRDVDCADGGAPFRILVTQAAVTPGARVRLTGTPRLGERPHGPLFDSLREALGPAGLSLTQGAPWPVELTAPTSTGEPVFRVPGAQSSQYASSLLLGCAALFLRERRPWRVEILGALTSAGYLELTVSWLRRFGFTVHQTEGRYEVAAYQAPERAPAMPGDWSSLGYLLLIAWHTGGSVERADLASAHPDQALVRIVEQVGLQSQVGLGNTLRLTGQARGGLVASGTECPDLLPTLAALACVLPAPSTLHDVSILRLKESDRLEGIRTLVDAFGGRTVLEGEALTVHPPATRPARFAMDSRGDHRLAMVSATLSVLSGVPLALTGPECVEKSFPGFWRQLERTGVRLS; encoded by the coding sequence ATGACGACCTCCACCACCGTGCTCCACGTGGATCCGGGCCCGTTGATGCCCTCGGTCCTCACGCCGCCCATCTCCAAGTCGGACGCCCAGCGGGCGCTGGTGCTCGCCCACCTCACGGGCGCCTGGCCCCTGTCGGACATCCAGGACGAGCCCGAGGAGTTCCTCCCCGCGGACGTGCGGGTGCTGCGCCGGGGCATCGAGGCCCTGCGCCTGCCCCCCGGCCCCGTGCGGGACGTGGACTGCGCGGACGGAGGGGCCCCCTTCCGCATCCTCGTCACCCAGGCCGCGGTGACGCCCGGCGCCCGTGTGCGCCTCACCGGCACGCCCCGCCTGGGCGAGCGCCCGCATGGGCCGCTCTTCGACAGCCTGCGCGAGGCCCTGGGGCCCGCCGGGCTCTCCCTCACCCAAGGAGCGCCCTGGCCCGTGGAGCTCACCGCGCCCACGTCCACCGGCGAGCCCGTCTTCCGGGTCCCCGGGGCCCAGAGCAGCCAGTACGCCTCCAGCCTGCTGCTCGGCTGCGCGGCGCTCTTCTTGCGCGAGCGCCGGCCGTGGCGCGTGGAGATCCTCGGGGCCCTCACCAGCGCGGGCTACCTGGAGCTCACCGTGTCCTGGCTGCGCCGCTTCGGCTTCACGGTGCACCAGACCGAGGGCCGCTACGAAGTGGCCGCGTACCAGGCCCCCGAGCGCGCGCCGGCGATGCCCGGGGACTGGTCCTCGCTGGGCTACCTCCTGCTCATCGCCTGGCACACGGGCGGCAGCGTGGAGCGGGCGGACCTGGCCAGCGCCCACCCGGACCAGGCCCTGGTGCGCATCGTCGAGCAGGTGGGGCTCCAGTCCCAGGTGGGCCTGGGCAACACCCTGCGCCTGACGGGCCAGGCCCGGGGCGGGCTCGTGGCCTCCGGCACCGAGTGTCCGGACCTGCTGCCCACCCTGGCCGCGCTCGCCTGCGTGCTGCCCGCGCCCTCCACCCTCCACGACGTGAGCATCCTGCGGCTCAAGGAGAGCGACCGGCTGGAGGGCATCCGCACACTGGTGGACGCTTTTGGCGGCCGGACGGTCCTGGAGGGCGAGGCCCTCACGGTCCACCCGCCCGCCACCCGCCCCGCGCGCTTCGCCATGGACAGCCGGGGCGATCACCGCCTGGCCATGGTCTCCGCCACCCTCTCGGTGCTCTCGGGCGTGCCCCTGGCGCTCACCGGCCCCGAGTGCGTGGAAAAGAGTTTTCCCGGCTTCTGGCGCCAGTTGGAGCGCACCGGGGTCCGCCTCTCCTGA
- a CDS encoding citrate synthase: MPKDTLTITDNRTGKTYEVPIENGCIRTNSLRQIKTSDEDFGLMGYDPAFLNTANCKSAITFIDGDKGILEYRGYPIEQLAERSSFLEVSYLLLNGELPTEKQLEEFRYLVTHHTYVHENIKTFMDGFRYDAHPMSMLSSTVAALSGFYPDAKHTKDERSRRIQMTRLIAKMPTLAAFSYRHSMGLPYVYPDNDLSYVGNFLAMVRKIGTTTYKVHPTLEKALDVLFILHADHEQNCSTTSVRTVGSSEVDPFSAVASGVSALYGPLHGGANEAVLRMLREIGHVSKVPEFIKQVKGGEGGSKLMGFGHRVYKSYDPRAKVIKRVADEVFEITGKNPLLEIAVELERIALQDEYFVKRKLYPNVDFYSGLIYEAMGFPVEMFPVLFAIPRTVGWVTQWEEMVKDSEQKIARPRQVYTGSKRREYVPMGERNQK; this comes from the coding sequence ATGCCCAAGGACACGCTGACCATCACGGACAACCGTACGGGGAAGACGTACGAGGTCCCCATCGAGAACGGTTGTATTCGGACCAACAGCCTGCGGCAGATCAAGACCTCGGACGAGGACTTCGGTCTGATGGGGTATGACCCCGCGTTCCTCAACACGGCCAACTGCAAGAGCGCCATCACCTTCATCGACGGTGACAAGGGCATCCTGGAGTACCGGGGCTACCCCATCGAGCAGCTCGCGGAGCGCTCCTCGTTCCTCGAGGTGTCCTACCTGCTGCTCAACGGCGAGCTGCCCACCGAGAAGCAGCTCGAGGAGTTCCGCTACCTCGTCACGCACCACACCTACGTGCACGAGAACATCAAGACGTTCATGGACGGGTTCCGCTACGACGCGCACCCCATGTCCATGCTGTCCTCCACGGTGGCCGCGCTCTCGGGCTTCTACCCCGACGCCAAGCACACCAAGGACGAGCGCAGCCGCCGCATCCAGATGACGCGGCTCATCGCCAAGATGCCCACGCTGGCCGCCTTCTCCTACCGCCACAGCATGGGCCTGCCCTACGTCTACCCGGACAACGACCTGTCCTACGTGGGCAACTTCCTGGCCATGGTCCGCAAGATCGGCACCACGACCTACAAGGTGCACCCCACGCTGGAGAAGGCGCTCGACGTGCTCTTCATCCTGCACGCCGACCACGAGCAGAACTGCTCCACCACGTCCGTGCGCACCGTGGGCTCCTCCGAGGTGGATCCCTTCTCGGCCGTCGCCTCCGGCGTCTCCGCGCTCTACGGCCCGCTGCACGGCGGCGCCAACGAGGCCGTGCTGCGCATGCTGCGCGAGATCGGCCACGTCTCCAAGGTGCCCGAGTTCATCAAGCAGGTGAAGGGCGGCGAGGGCGGCTCCAAGCTCATGGGCTTCGGCCACCGCGTCTACAAGTCCTACGATCCGCGCGCCAAGGTCATCAAGCGCGTGGCCGACGAGGTCTTCGAGATCACCGGCAAGAACCCCCTGCTGGAGATCGCCGTGGAGCTCGAGCGCATCGCGCTGCAGGACGAGTACTTCGTCAAGCGCAAGCTCTACCCCAACGTCGACTTCTACTCGGGCCTCATCTACGAGGCCATGGGCTTCCCCGTGGAGATGTTCCCCGTGCTCTTCGCCATTCCGCGCACCGTGGGTTGGGTGACGCAGTGGGAGGAGATGGTGAAGGACTCCGAGCAGAAGATCGCCCGTCCGCGGCAGGTGTACACGGGCTCCAAGCGCCGCGAGTACGTGCCCATGGGCGAGCGCAACCAGAAGTAG
- a CDS encoding bifunctional nuclease domain-containing protein, with translation MKTPIPAATFLVGPLSVALLAVGALLLPGLSPVAAPEALAATAVAADTPVCTPGEGGNAACRELVELEVRDVIPLVEAKTHAVVLSTSDGKMVLPIFVDESAAVAIAFRLAHLRSPQPLSQDLLGSMVTELGAKVTEVRIDDLRDDVYVGRIFLTQGKKQMTLNARPSDSIAMALDGQARIRVTRKVLDAAGITREEIDSLRGGDGPGVGGGGDADLEPSRVPSPHGQKTSPGLNLMPDRTGEIRL, from the coding sequence GTGAAAACGCCCATTCCCGCCGCCACCTTCCTCGTAGGTCCGCTGTCCGTCGCGCTGCTTGCCGTGGGCGCCCTGCTGCTGCCGGGCCTCAGCCCCGTGGCGGCGCCGGAAGCCCTGGCCGCGACCGCGGTCGCCGCGGACACCCCGGTGTGCACCCCGGGCGAGGGGGGCAACGCCGCGTGCCGGGAGCTGGTGGAGCTGGAAGTCCGGGACGTCATTCCGCTCGTCGAGGCCAAGACGCACGCGGTGGTGCTCAGCACCTCGGACGGCAAGATGGTGCTGCCCATCTTCGTGGACGAGTCCGCCGCGGTGGCCATCGCCTTCCGCCTCGCCCACCTGCGCTCGCCCCAGCCCCTGTCGCAGGATCTGCTCGGCTCGATGGTGACGGAGCTGGGCGCCAAGGTGACCGAGGTGCGCATCGACGACCTGCGCGATGACGTCTACGTCGGCCGCATCTTCCTCACCCAGGGCAAGAAGCAGATGACCCTCAACGCCCGGCCCTCGGACTCCATCGCCATGGCGCTGGATGGACAGGCGCGCATCCGCGTGACGCGCAAGGTGCTGGACGCCGCGGGCATCACCCGCGAGGAGATCGACTCCCTGCGCGGCGGCGACGGCCCGGGTGTGGGCGGCGGTGGCGACGCGGATCTGGAGCCCTCACGGGTGCCCTCGCCGCACGGCCAGAAGACGTCGCCGGGGTTGAACCTGATGCCGGATCGCACGGGCGAAATCCGGCTCTAG
- the pyk gene encoding pyruvate kinase — protein MRKAKIVCTLGPSSDSAQVIEALIRAGMNVARLNFSHGTHDEHRQRVLRIRQAARRLGVSVAILQDIQGPKIRLGRFDGGRTEVKAGERVVVTTRNVLGQGALIPTPVRSLPRDVKPGDAILLDDGRVRLRVERVEDRDVTCAVEQGGVLKDHKGLNLPGAHVSVPTVTRKDEEDLAFGQELGVDYVALSFVRTAKDIERARKLVAEHTPLIAKIEKPQAVEHLEAIARAADGIMVARGDLGVEMPLEKLPGLQKHMLRVVNRMGGLTIVATEMLESMVNNARPTRAEVSDVANAILDGADAVMLSGETAAGKYPVEAAATMARIVEETEGGSERGAMDAPFDEARDDISTGVAAAAVAAARQMGIGTIVAYTERGHTARLISEFRPEARVVALTPNPQTVHRMALYWGVTARQVGRLQSTDAMLKQVRRLCRDEGYCPAGTPVIIVAGVPLNEPGNTNMISVHRI, from the coding sequence ATGCGCAAGGCGAAAATCGTTTGCACCCTGGGGCCGTCCTCGGACTCCGCCCAGGTCATCGAGGCCCTGATCCGCGCGGGCATGAACGTGGCCCGGCTCAACTTCTCGCACGGCACCCATGACGAGCACCGCCAGCGGGTCCTCCGCATCCGCCAGGCCGCGCGTCGGCTCGGGGTGTCGGTGGCCATCCTCCAGGACATCCAGGGGCCGAAGATCCGCCTGGGCCGCTTCGACGGGGGCCGCACCGAGGTGAAGGCGGGCGAGCGGGTGGTGGTCACCACGCGCAACGTCCTGGGCCAGGGCGCACTCATCCCCACACCCGTACGCTCGCTGCCCCGGGACGTGAAGCCGGGGGACGCCATCCTGCTGGATGACGGCCGGGTGCGCCTGCGGGTGGAGCGCGTGGAGGATCGGGACGTCACCTGCGCGGTGGAGCAAGGCGGCGTGCTCAAGGATCACAAGGGCCTCAACCTGCCGGGGGCGCACGTGTCGGTGCCCACGGTGACGCGCAAGGACGAGGAGGACCTGGCGTTCGGCCAGGAGCTGGGCGTGGACTACGTGGCGCTGAGCTTCGTGCGCACGGCGAAGGACATCGAGCGGGCGCGCAAGCTCGTGGCGGAGCACACCCCCCTCATCGCGAAGATCGAGAAGCCCCAGGCGGTGGAGCACCTGGAGGCCATCGCGCGCGCGGCGGACGGCATCATGGTGGCGCGCGGCGACCTGGGCGTGGAGATGCCCCTGGAGAAGCTGCCCGGGCTGCAGAAGCACATGCTGCGGGTGGTGAACCGGATGGGCGGGCTCACCATCGTGGCCACGGAGATGCTCGAGAGCATGGTGAACAACGCCCGGCCCACGCGCGCCGAGGTGTCGGACGTGGCCAATGCCATCCTGGATGGCGCGGACGCGGTGATGCTCTCGGGCGAGACGGCCGCGGGCAAGTACCCCGTGGAGGCCGCGGCCACCATGGCGCGCATCGTGGAGGAGACCGAGGGCGGCTCGGAGCGCGGGGCGATGGATGCCCCCTTCGACGAGGCCCGCGACGACATCTCCACGGGCGTGGCGGCGGCGGCGGTGGCGGCGGCGCGGCAGATGGGCATCGGCACCATCGTGGCCTATACCGAACGCGGCCACACCGCGCGGCTCATCTCCGAGTTCCGCCCCGAGGCGCGCGTGGTGGCGCTCACCCCCAACCCGCAGACCGTGCACCGCATGGCGCTCTACTGGGGCGTGACGGCGCGGCAGGTGGGCCGACTGCAATCCACCGACGCCATGCTCAAGCAGGTGCGCCGCCTGTGCCGGGACGAGGGCTACTGCCCCGCCGGCACGCCGGTGATCATCGTCGCGGGCGTGCCCCTCAACGAGCCGGGCAATACCAACATGATCTCCGTGCACCGCATCTGA